GCCGGGCCCGGGCTCGCCGACCGCGACGTCCTCGTAGCGCATGACCTCGGGGCCGCCGTACTCGTAGATCCGGATCGCCTTGGGCATCGCCCGCTCCCACCTTGGTCTTGGTTTGCGGGCGGGATCATAGGTGGCGACACGGCTGCGGCAATGGCCGGGATGGCGGACCGGCCCCGCATGACACAGATCTCCCGCACGCGTGATCGAGGACCCGTTTCGTGAGCCAGACAGCCGACCCGAAGCCCCGAGGGTGCGATCCCGAAGGCCTCCTCTACGACGTGGCGGTGGTCGGCGCCGGCGCGGTCGGCCTCGCGGCGGCCCTGGCGCTCGCCCGCGACGGGGTGCGGACGGCGCTGGTCGGCCGCCACGCCCCCGTGGCCGACGGGCGCACGGTGGCGCTCCTCGACGGCTCGGTGCGGCTGCTCCGGGCGCTCGGCGCCTGGGAGGCGCTGGAGCCGCAGGCCGCCCCGCTCGCCGAGATGCACCTGATCGACGACACCGGCAGCCTGTTTCGCCCGCCGCCGGCCCGCTTCGTCGCCCGCGAGATCGGCCTCGACGCCTTCGGCTGGAACGTCGAGAACGCCCGCCTGGTCGAGGCCCTGCGCGCCCGCGCCCGGGCGATCCCGGAGCTGACGCTCGTCGAGCACGACGCCGCCGGCCGCACCCTCGAGGCGGACCGGACGGTGCTGGCGCTGGAGGGCGGGGGCCGCGTGGCGGCCCGCCTCGTCGTCGCGGCCGACGGCGGCCTCTCGCCCCTGCGCGAGGCGGCGGGCCTGAGCGCGCGGCGCTGGACCTACCCGCAGAAGGCGCTCACCACGATCCTCGCCCATGCGAGCGACCACCGCGAGGTCTCGACCGAGTTCCACACCCGCGAGGGGCCCTTCACCCTGGTGCCGCTGCCGGGCGGGCGCCGCTCCAGCCTGGTCTGGGTCTCGGCGGAGGCGCGGGCGGAGGCGCTCTTTACCCTCGACGACGACGCGCTCGCCCGGGCGATCGAGCGCCAGGCGCAGTCGATGCTGGGCGCGATGCGGATCGACGGGCCGCGGGGCCTGGTGCCGATGCGCGGCCTGTCGGTGCCGCGCCCGGTCGGGCCGCGCCTGGCCCTCGTCGGCGAGGCCGCCCACGTCTTCCCGCCGATCGGCGCGCAGGGGCTGAACCTCGGCCTGCGCGACGCGGCGGCGCTGCGCGACGCGGTCGTAGGCGGGCGCGATCCCGGAGGGGACGCGGTGCTGTCGCGCTTCGCCCGCGACCGGGCCCTCGACGCCCGCCTGCGCACCACCGCGGTCGACACCCTCAACCGCAGCCTGCTCACCGCCTTCCTGCCGAGCGACCTCGCCCGCGGCGCGGGGCTCCTCGCCCTCTCGACCATCGGGCCGCTGCGGCGCCTGGTGATGCGCGAGGGCGTGACCCCGCGGTTGGGGACGCCGACGCTGATGCGGGGGTGAGGGTGGTCGTCCTCCCCCCATCCACGGCCTCGGGATGAGGTCGTGGATGGGGGAGCGAAGGTTCGGCGGGGCTAGGGCGCGTTGCTCGCGCTCCGCCGGGTCGAGCTCGTCGCCATCGTGTCGGGCGACCAGTCGAAGGCGGTGCCGGCCTGGCCCAGCCGCTCGCCATGGGCGAACAGCGCCCGCATGTAGCCCTGCTCGAACGGCGCCTGCGAGACCTGGCCGAAGCGCTGGTCGATGGTGGCGACGTGCAGCGCCAGGCCGGTGCGGGCCGCGAAGGCCTTCGTCACCGCGAGGGCGCCGGCGGTCTGGGCCTTGATCATCGCCGAGAGCGAGCGGCCGAGGATGCTCAGCATCGAGCGCTGGGCGACCTGGAAATCCGGCGCCTGCGAGGTGTTGACGACGACGTAGATCGCCGGTGCCGGCAGCCGGTCGTCGGCGGGGGGCGCGCCCTCGACCTGCTCCAGCAGGCTCCGGCCCGGGGCGACGAAGAACGGCGCGGTGGCGCCGCCGTCGGCGTGCATCTCCTGGAAGCGCTTGGCCCCGGGCCCGACCGAATCGATCAGCACCGGCGGGAAGATGCCGGGGATCGCCGCCGAGGCCAGCATCACCTCGCGGAAGAGCTTGAGCCCGGCGGGACCGCCGGCCTGCGCGATGGCGCCCATGTCCCACAGGGTCGGGCGCAGGGAATCGAGCTCGGTGGTGACGACGAGGAGGCGCCGGCCCTTGCGGTGCTCCGCCGCCACCGCCTCGAGGAGCGCCGGCGTGACGCTGCGCTCGATGCCGCGCTTGAGCGGCCAGGTATCGGTGAGGCTGTCCTGCCCGCCGCCGAACTCGAACACGTCCGCCGCCGAGGTCTCGGTGTAGGCCTTCTCGAGCGCCGCATCCCCCGACGCGCCGACGAAGGCGAAGGGCGCGATGAGCGCGCCGGTCGAGACGCCGGTGACGACGCCGAAATCCGGGCGGGTGCCGGCCCGGGTCCAGCCCTTCAGGAGGCCGGCCGCGAAGGCGCCGTTCTCGCCGCCGCCCGACAGGGCGAGCCAGGGCGCGCGCGAGGCCATGGCGGCGCCGTCGAGGAAGGCCCGGAACGCCGCCGGGTCGTCCCCGGGCAGGCGCACGGCGGCGGGGAGCCCCTCGGGCCGTGCCGCCGCCAGGTCCGCCGCCGTGAAGCTCGCCCGCACGGTCGAGCGCTGCCGGTCCGCCACCGTGCCGGCCTCGGCCGGCATCGCGAAGCCCAGGGCGAGCATCGTCATCGCGGCGCCGGCCAACCCGCGCCGATTCATCTCTCGGGACATCGTGATTGTCCTCCGCCGCCCGCCTCGCCCGATGAACGCCTCGTGTGCGCCCGCGTTCCCTCTCGCAGGTGCGAAATGGCACCCGCACACAGGACTTCCCCCTGCCGGCCGCCAGATCACGGGGCCCGGGCCCGGCCCGGCGATCAGTCCGGACCGACGTGGCGTCCGGCGTCTTCTGTTCCGGACTGACGATCCGCAGGATAATCCCGAATCGAGCCGCCGCCAATCGACCGGTAGCGACTTGCGGGGCCGCCCTGGAGACGACCTTGGAGGCGAGGCGCGCCCCGCGTCGGGCGTAAGCCGGCGGGGCGATCCCCTCGAAAGCATGAGGCCGCCCCCCCGCTGCCTGCCGGGGCACGACCATCTGCCGAGGCGCGGCCCCTTTACGGCCGCGCCGCCCCTGCACTACCCCTCCGTCACGGCCGGGACTCTTCGCGATGCGGGAGGCCGGCCGTGCCGGAAGGTTGGAGACACGCCCATGAAACTGCCGCGCCGCTTCTTCCAGCCCCTGGCCACCGGGGCGCCGGCCCCGTTCCGCGAGCTGCCGGTGCGGCTCGAGCGGATGATCCACTTCGTGCCGCCGCACAACGACAAGGTCCGGGCCCGGGTGCCGGAACTGGCGGCCCAGGTCGACGTGGTGCTGGGCAACCTCGAGGACGCGGTCCCGGCCGACCAGAAGCTGAACGCCCGCAAGGGCTTCATCGCCATGGCGCGCGACACCGACTTTTCCGCCCACGGCACCGGCCTGTGGACCCGCGTCAACGCCCTCAACAGCCCGTGGCTGCTCGACGACCTGGTCGAGATCGTCGCCGAGGTCGGCACCAAGCTCGACGTCGTGATGGTGCCGAAGGTCGAGGGGCCGTGGGACATCCACTACGTCGACCAGCTGCTCGCCCAGCTCGAGGCGAAGGCCGGCGTCGCGAAGCCGATCCTGGTCCACGCCATCCTGGAGACCGCGGAGGGCGTGGCCAACGTCGACGCCATCGCCTGCGCCTCGCCGCGGATGCACGGGATGAGCCTCGGCCCCGCCGACCTCGCGGCGTCGCGCGGCATGAAGACCACCCGGGTCGGCGGCGGCCACCCGGATTACCGGGTCATCGCCGATCCCACGCCCGGCTCCTCGGAGCGGGCGAGCGTGCAGCAGGACCTCTGGCACTACACCATCGCCCGCATGGTCGATGCCTGCCAGGCCAACGGCATCAAGGCGTTCTACGGCCCGTTCGGCGACTTCTCCGACGCGGCCGCCTGCGAGGTCCAGTTCCGCAACGCCTTCCTGATGGGCTGCGCCGGGGCCTGGACGCTGCATCCGAGCCAGGTCGCGATCGCCAAGGGCGTCTTCGCGCCCGATCCGGGCGAGGTCGCCTTCGCCCGGCGCATCCTCGAGGCGATGCCCGACGGCACCGGCGCGGTGATGCTCGACGGCAAGATGCAGGACGACGCCACCTGGAAGCAGGCCAGCGTGATCGTGAACCTCGCCCGGCTCGTCGCCGCGAAGGATCCCGACCTCGCCCGGGCCTACGGCCTGGAGGCGTGACGCTCCCGGTATCGTGAGACGGGGGGCGGGCTTTCCGCCGCGCGCGGGGCCCCGCGCCGGTGCAAACCCGCCCCCGTTAGCCTATGTGACGCCCATGCCCCTCGGACAGACCCCCTCCGCCATGCCCGCCCCGCAGACCGACGCCGCGCCGTCCGGCGCGGTCATCCGCCTCGCCAAGTTCAACATCGGCGACGTGGTGCGCCACCGGATCTATCCGTTCCGCGGCATCATCTTCGACGTCGACCCGGTCTTCGCCAACACCGAGGAATGGTGGCAGGCGATTCCCGAGGATGTCCGCCCGTCCAAGGACCAGCCGTTCTACCACCTGCTCGCCGAGAACCAGGAGACCGAGTACGTCGCCTACGTCTCGGAGCAGAACCTGGTGCCGGACCATTCCGGCGAGGCCCTGCGCCACGCCCGCATCGCCGAGATGTTCGAGCGCGACGCGGAGGGGGGGTATCGCCTGCGGAGCGACGCCACGAATTGAGGCCGCGCGCCTCCGATCTCGAACAGTCCCGCGACGAGGGCCGGATGGCGCCATCCGGCCCTCGTCGCGTTCTCCATGTGCCTGGGCCCGGCCGAGGTGCAACTTATGTGAACGAAGATCGGTCGCTTTCTCATAGAATGCGGTCAGTCTTGGAATGCGATCAGTCTTGCGACAGACACCGATCTTGCAAGTATCCGACTGTCCGTCATCGCGGCGATCGTCGCGATGATGCGTCCCCGCGCGAACGGGAGGTGGTCATGAGCGGCGGGATCCAGCCCCACAATGCCAGGCCGGCCGGAATCTGGAACTCCGGCGGCGGCCGCTACGACGAGATCAGCCGCGGCATCGCCGACAGCATCGCGCATTGCGTGCTGCGCCTGGACCCGCAACCGGGCGAGCGGATCCTCGACCTCGCCACCGGGACCGGCTGGACCTCGCGCCTGGTCGCCCGCAGCGGAGCGCAGGTCGTGGGCGTCGATCTCGGCGCCGACCTGATCGCCTTCGCGGCCGGGCGGGCCCGGGCCGAGGGCCTCGACGTCGCCTACCGGGTCGGCGATGCCGAGAGCCTGCCCTTCGACGACGGCGCGTTCGACGCCGTGATCTCGACCTGCGGCGTGATGTTCGCCAGCCGCCCGGAGGCCGCGGCGGCGGAGCTGGCGCGGGTCTGCCGCCGGGGCGGGCGCATCGCTCTCACCACCTGGACGCCCGACGGCGCGGTGTTCGAGATGTTCGGGGTGATGAAGGCCTACATGCCGCCGCCGCCCGCGACGCACCCGCCCTCGCCCTTCGAGTGGGGCCGTCCCGAGCGGATCGCGGAGCTGCTCGGCCGGGACTTCGACCTCGCCTTCGAGACGGGCGTCTCGTTCTACCGCGAGCCCGGCCCCGAGGCGGCCTGGGAGACCTTCTCCACCGGCTACGGCCCGACCAAGGCCCTGGCCGCGAGCCTGGACGAGGAGCGCCGCGCCGCGTTGCGGCGCGACTTCATCGCCTTCCACGCGCGGTTCGCGACCCCGCTCGGCATCTGCGTGCCCCGCGAGTACCGGGTCACGCGCGGCCTGCGGCTCTAGGGCGCGACGAAGAAGGCCCCGGCATCGACGGGCGATGCCGGGGCCTTCGGTTTCCGGTCCGTCCCACCTCCGGGGCGAGACGGTGCGGGTGATCCTGGTGGCGCGAGCCCTTACTTGGCCGGAGCCGCCGCCGCCGGGGCGCCGCCCTTCTGCTCGAGCTGCTTGCGCATTTCCTCGGAGCGCTTCTCGAGCTCGGCCTGGAGCTTCTTCTGCTGCTCCTCGAGCACCTTCGGGTCGATCGGGGCGCCGTCGAAGGCCTTGCCGAAGCCGGCCAGCGGCACCGCGAAGGTGACCTCGCGCTGCATCTGGTTCTGCACGCTGACGTTCAGGGTCGTGCCCTTCTTCATCGCGGCGACGACGTCGTCCTTCAGGCCGGGGGCCTCGGCGAAGCAGCCGTTCGGGAAGCACACCGCGTAGCGGCCGGGGGTCGGCTGGCCGTTATCGACCGTGAAGCGGATGCCGGGCTGCAGCAGCAGGCCGAGCGGCATCAGGAAGCGCACGACCTTGGTGCCCTGCGGGCCCTTCATGTCGTAGACCGCGACGGCCAGCACCGCCTGGCCCTGGTCGGAGACGAAGTCGCGGGTGGTGTAGCAGACCTCGCTGCCGCTGCCCTGGTCCTTGCCGCAGACCTTGGTCCAGTCGGCCTGGGACGGTTCGGCCTTCACCTGCACGACCATCGGGCCGGTCTGCTGCTGGCCCTGTGCGGCGGGCGCCGCCTGCTGGGCGGGAGCGGCCGGCGCGGGGGCGGCGGGCTTCTTGGGCTGGGCGAGCGCCGGGGCGGCCGCGAGACCGAGCCCGAGGCCGGCCAGGGCGAAGGCGATGGCGGCCTGGTTCGGGCGCGCGGGACGATTCGCGAAGAACATCAGGAGTGGACCCCTCAAACGGCAGAAACGTCGGTGGCAAGAACGTCGGTGGATGCTGGCGCCAAGGAACCGGGTTACGGGTGCGCCGACAGCTGGCGGAGCGCGGCCGCAGGGCTCCGCCCGGCCTCCGGGGCGCCTGCTTTCCCCCGGATTGAGGCGAAGGCAAGGCCTTCCGGCTGCCGGCCGAGGGCCCCTTAGCCGATCCCTTCGCCGACCGCGAGGGGGCGGGAGGATTAAAACGCCCTTAACCATGCGGGGGCAGGATGCCCGGTGCGGCAGGCGGACGGGGTGACGGCGGTGGCGGCTCAGGCGACGGTGAGACGAGACGACGCGTCGTCCCTGCGCGTCCCGGCGCCGGCCGGTCCGGTCGGTGCGACCCCCGCCCCCGCCCCCGGCGCCGCCATGGGCCTGTGCGCCCTCCTGGCCGCCGTCGCCGACCGCCATCCCGCCCGCATCGCCTTCGTCGACCAGGCGAGCAAGCCGGCCTGGTGCGGCCGGCCCGCCATCGCCTGGACCTACGCGGCCGCCCGCGAGATCGTCGCCCGCCTGGCCGAGGGGCTGTCGCAGCTGCGGCTGCCGCCGCGGAGCCCGGTCGGCCTGTGCATGGCCGGCATGGCCGAGGCGCATCTCGCCTTCCTGGCGATCGAGCAGGCCGGCCACGTCCCCTGCCCGCTCCCGGTCACCTGGGACGAGGACCGCCTGCTCCAGGGTATCGAGGCGGCGCAGATCCTCGCCGTGCTGACCCAGGGCGTGCTCGGGGCCGAGCGGCCGGCGGAGAAGCTGTGCCGGGTCGCGGTGCGCTACTTCCCCTTGCGCTTCATCGCCGCCTTCGGGCCGCACGTGCCCGACGGCGTGCTCGGCCTCGACCAGGTCGTGCTCGACCACCGGGGCGACGCGGGCGCGCTCGGCACGGGTCCGGCCGCCGGTCTCGTCACCTTCGCGCTCCCGGGGGGAGGCCCCGGCGCCGGCGGTCCCCCGCCCGAGCCCGCGGGCATCCCCGTCCCGGTGCGGCGCGAGGCCGAGGCGCTGACCGCCGCCGCCGCCGCCTGCCTGGTGCCGCTGCGGATCGAGCCGGGCGAGCGGATCCTGAGCCTCCTGCCGCCGAGCGACCTCAAGGGCCTCGCCACCGGGCTCACCGCCGCGCTGCTGGCCGGGGCCACCCTCGAATGCCACCCGGTCTTCGATGCGGGCGCCCTCTCGGCCGCCCTCGACCAGCCGGTGGCGACCCACCTGATCGCGCCGGCCTGGATGGAGGCGGGGTTCTCCCGCACCAGCGTGCCGGGCCGCCTGCGCACCCTCGCCTACGTCCACCGGGCGCCCTGCCGCCTCAGCGCCCGCCTGCCGGGCCGCGCCGGAATCGTCGACGTCGTGGCCTTCGACGAGGTCGCCCTGCTCTGCGGCCGGCGCGACGCGCAGGATGTCGGCCTCGTGCTCGCGGCGCCGGAGCGGGCCGCCTCCGAGCGGGCCGGCCTGATCCAGCTCCGCCGCGACCCGGACGGGCGCCTCAGCTTCCGCGGGCCGGCCTGCGAGTCCCGCATGTTGCGCCGCGGTATCACCCTGGAGGAAAATCAGGACGACTGGGCCCTCACCCGTTTCCGGGCCTCGCTCTTCGCCGGCGTCGCCACGGCGATCGCGGAAGTGTAGGGGCCCGCCGAGATATTTTCCGCTGCGCTCCACCGATCGAAAACACCTTGTCTTCCGGGAGTTTGGCGGCGATCGCACGGCCCTCCCCGATGCGGCTCGGCGGGCTCCGGCGCCGCGTCGGCGGTGAACCTTTGTCGGCTCACGGCGTTACTGCCCCGGTGCCTTCACGAGAGGCACGCGATCGGCTAACGCTTGAACATGGGTGCGCTGCAAAAAGTTCTCGTCGTCGATGACGGCCGCCGCGCCGTCGACCGGGCCCTCTCCGCCGAACTGGCCGAGCTGGGCTATGCCAGCGTCACCGCCTCGCTCGAGGCGGCGGACGACGTGCTGGCGATGATGCCGCGCCCGGCCGCGGTGCTGCTGCACGTCCCGCCCCGCGATGCCGGCGGCGCCTTCCGCATGCTGTCCGAGCGCCTGCGCGAGCAGATGCGCGGCGCCGGCGTCCCGGTGATCGAGGTCGATGCCGCCGGCCACCAGACCGGCGCCCCGATCGACCTGCAGAGCCGCATCGGCACGCGGGTGCTGAACGAGCCGGAATTCTGAGGATCCGTCGCGGGTTGCCGTGACCCGAGTCTCTTCCACGACCTCACCCTGAGGTGACGACCGATCGAAGATCGGTCGTCACCTCAGGGTGAGTCGCGAGCAGGAGGCCGGACATGTCCGGCCGGCGGACGAACGACCGTCTCACCCCGCCTGCAGCAGCTTCACCGCCGCATCGCGCTCGAACAGGTAGAGCAGCGCCCGCAACGCCTGGCCCCGCTCGGTCTTGAGCCCCGGATCGCGCTCGACGATCAGCCTCGCATCGTCGCGGGCCGCCACGATCAGGTCGCCGTCGGCCTCCGGCCGGGCGAGGCGGAAATTGGCGAGGCCCGATTGCCGGGTGCCCAGCACCTCGCCCTCGCCGCGCAGGCGCAAGTCCTCCTCGGCGATGCGAAAGCCGTCCTCGGTCTCGCGCATCATCTCGAGCCGGGCGCGAGAGACCTGGCCGAGCGGCCCCTTGAACAGGAGGAGGCAGGTCGAGGCGCCCGAGCCCCGCCCGACCCGGCCGCGCAGCTGGTGCAATTGCGCGAGGCCGAAGCGCTCGGCGTGCTCGATCACCATGACGGTGGCCTGCGGCACGTCCACGCCGACCTCGACCACGGTCGTCGAGACCAGGATCTTGGTGTCACCGACGACGAAGCGCTCCATCGCCTCGTCCTTGTCCTTGCCCGGCATCTTGCCGTGGACGAGGCCGACCGCGTCGCCGAAGCGCTCGCGCAGGCCCGAGAACCGCTCCTCGGCGGCGGCCAGGTCGACGTACTCGGATTCGGCGACGAGCGGGCAGATCCAGTAGACCCGGTCGCCCTTGGCGAGCGCCCGCTCGAGGCCCAGCGTCACCTCCTCGATCCGGTCGGTCGAGACCAGCACCGTCTTGATCGGCTGGCGGCCGGCCGGCTTCTCGTCGAGGACCGAGACCTCCATGTCGCCGAAATAGGTCAGCGCGAGGGTGCGGGGGATCGGCGTCGCGGTCATCACCAGGATGTCGACGGCTTCGCCCTTCCCGCCCAGCGCCAGGCGCTGGTGCACGCCGAAGCGGTGCTGCTCGTCCACCACCGCGAGGCCGAGATCGTGGAACGCCACGTCGTCCTGGAACAGCGCGTGGGTGCCGACGACGACGTGGATCGAGCCGTCGGCGAGGCCGGCGAGCGTCGCGCGGCGCTCCGCCACCCGGTCGCGGCCGGTCAGCAGCGCGAGCGTAAGCCCCGCCGCCTCGACCAGCGGCCTTAAGCGCTCGGCGTGCTGGCGCGCCAGGATCTCGGTCGGCGCCATCATGGCGGCCTGGCGCCCGGCCTCGATCGCCGAGGCCATGGCGAGCAGCGCCACCGCGGTCTTGCCCGAGCCGACATCGCCCTGGAGCAGCCGCAGCATGCGGCGCTCCGAGCCCATGTCGCCGCGGATCTCGGCGAGTGCCCGGGTCTGGGCACCGGTGAGGCCGAACGGCAGCGCCGCCTCGATCCGCCGCGACAGGGCCCCGTCGCCGACATTGGTGCGCCCGGCCGGGCGGTGCATCCGGCTGCGCACCAGCGCCAGCGCCAGCTGCGAGGCGAGCAGCTCGTCGTAGGCGAGGCGGCGCCGGGCCGGGGTCTTCAGGTCCTCCTCGGTCTCGGCGGCCTCCGCCGGGCGGTGCTCGGTGCGAAGCGCGTTGGCGAAGGCCGGCCAGCCCTGGCGCTCGAGGAAGGCCCGGTCCTGCCATTCGGGCAGCACCGGCAGCCGGTCGAGGGCCGAGACCGCGAGCTTGCCGATCGCCCGCGAGGTCAGCCCTTCCGTGGCGCCGTAGATCGGCTCCACCGCCGGCAGGTCGGCGAGACCCTTCTCGTCGAGGATGCGCGAGGGGTGCACCATCTGGCGAAAGCCGTCCCACAGCTCGATCCGGCCGGAGACGTAGCGGTGGCTGCCGAGCGGCAGCATCTTCTCGATGCGGGCGCGGGGCAGGTTGAAGAACACCAGGGTGATGTCGCCGGTCTGGTCCTCGACCAGCACCCGGAACGGTTTGCGGCCCGCACTCTGCGGCGGGCGGTGCGCCACCACCGTGACGCCGAGCGTCACCGGCTCGCCGGGCGGCGCCTCGGCGATCGAGCCGCGCAGCTGCCGGGCGATGCCGCGCTGGGGCAGATGGAACAGCAGGTCGACCACCCGGGCCGGGCGTTCCGGCGTGCCGACGAGCTTGTCGATCAGCACGGCGACCTTGGGACCGGCCCCCGGCAGCACGGTCGCGGGGGCGAACAGGGGATCGAGCAGGGAGGGACGCAGCGACATCGGGACGGGTGCGGAGGGAATTGTCGGGGCTCTATACAGGACCGCGCCGCGGTTGCGGCCCCGCGGGTGTCGCAGGGCGCGGCGCGTCCCATATCAGTCGAGGGTTTCGCACCCGCGCCCCGGGCGGTAAAGCCGCTCCGGACCAGCCCGAGGATTTGTCTCGCGATGACCGGCACCACCCGCACCAGCGCC
The sequence above is drawn from the Methylobacterium terrae genome and encodes:
- a CDS encoding AMP-binding protein → MRQADGVTAVAAQATVRRDDASSLRVPAPAGPVGATPAPAPGAAMGLCALLAAVADRHPARIAFVDQASKPAWCGRPAIAWTYAAAREIVARLAEGLSQLRLPPRSPVGLCMAGMAEAHLAFLAIEQAGHVPCPLPVTWDEDRLLQGIEAAQILAVLTQGVLGAERPAEKLCRVAVRYFPLRFIAAFGPHVPDGVLGLDQVVLDHRGDAGALGTGPAAGLVTFALPGGGPGAGGPPPEPAGIPVPVRREAEALTAAAAACLVPLRIEPGERILSLLPPSDLKGLATGLTAALLAGATLECHPVFDAGALSAALDQPVATHLIAPAWMEAGFSRTSVPGRLRTLAYVHRAPCRLSARLPGRAGIVDVVAFDEVALLCGRRDAQDVGLVLAAPERAASERAGLIQLRRDPDGRLSFRGPACESRMLRRGITLEENQDDWALTRFRASLFAGVATAIAEV
- the hspQ gene encoding heat shock protein HspQ is translated as MPAPQTDAAPSGAVIRLAKFNIGDVVRHRIYPFRGIIFDVDPVFANTEEWWQAIPEDVRPSKDQPFYHLLAENQETEYVAYVSEQNLVPDHSGEALRHARIAEMFERDAEGGYRLRSDATN
- the recG gene encoding ATP-dependent DNA helicase RecG, whose product is MSLRPSLLDPLFAPATVLPGAGPKVAVLIDKLVGTPERPARVVDLLFHLPQRGIARQLRGSIAEAPPGEPVTLGVTVVAHRPPQSAGRKPFRVLVEDQTGDITLVFFNLPRARIEKMLPLGSHRYVSGRIELWDGFRQMVHPSRILDEKGLADLPAVEPIYGATEGLTSRAIGKLAVSALDRLPVLPEWQDRAFLERQGWPAFANALRTEHRPAEAAETEEDLKTPARRRLAYDELLASQLALALVRSRMHRPAGRTNVGDGALSRRIEAALPFGLTGAQTRALAEIRGDMGSERRMLRLLQGDVGSGKTAVALLAMASAIEAGRQAAMMAPTEILARQHAERLRPLVEAAGLTLALLTGRDRVAERRATLAGLADGSIHVVVGTHALFQDDVAFHDLGLAVVDEQHRFGVHQRLALGGKGEAVDILVMTATPIPRTLALTYFGDMEVSVLDEKPAGRQPIKTVLVSTDRIEEVTLGLERALAKGDRVYWICPLVAESEYVDLAAAEERFSGLRERFGDAVGLVHGKMPGKDKDEAMERFVVGDTKILVSTTVVEVGVDVPQATVMVIEHAERFGLAQLHQLRGRVGRGSGASTCLLLFKGPLGQVSRARLEMMRETEDGFRIAEEDLRLRGEGEVLGTRQSGLANFRLARPEADGDLIVAARDDARLIVERDPGLKTERGQALRALLYLFERDAAVKLLQAG
- a CDS encoding invasion associated locus B family protein, with the protein product MFFANRPARPNQAAIAFALAGLGLGLAAAPALAQPKKPAAPAPAAPAQQAAPAAQGQQQTGPMVVQVKAEPSQADWTKVCGKDQGSGSEVCYTTRDFVSDQGQAVLAVAVYDMKGPQGTKVVRFLMPLGLLLQPGIRFTVDNGQPTPGRYAVCFPNGCFAEAPGLKDDVVAAMKKGTTLNVSVQNQMQREVTFAVPLAGFGKAFDGAPIDPKVLEEQQKKLQAELEKRSEEMRKQLEQKGGAPAAAAPAK
- a CDS encoding patatin-like phospholipase family protein, which translates into the protein MSREMNRRGLAGAAMTMLALGFAMPAEAGTVADRQRSTVRASFTAADLAAARPEGLPAAVRLPGDDPAAFRAFLDGAAMASRAPWLALSGGGENGAFAAGLLKGWTRAGTRPDFGVVTGVSTGALIAPFAFVGASGDAALEKAYTETSAADVFEFGGGQDSLTDTWPLKRGIERSVTPALLEAVAAEHRKGRRLLVVTTELDSLRPTLWDMGAIAQAGGPAGLKLFREVMLASAAIPGIFPPVLIDSVGPGAKRFQEMHADGGATAPFFVAPGRSLLEQVEGAPPADDRLPAPAIYVVVNTSQAPDFQVAQRSMLSILGRSLSAMIKAQTAGALAVTKAFAARTGLALHVATIDQRFGQVSQAPFEQGYMRALFAHGERLGQAGTAFDWSPDTMATSSTRRSASNAP
- a CDS encoding HpcH/HpaI aldolase/citrate lyase family protein, with amino-acid sequence MKLPRRFFQPLATGAPAPFRELPVRLERMIHFVPPHNDKVRARVPELAAQVDVVLGNLEDAVPADQKLNARKGFIAMARDTDFSAHGTGLWTRVNALNSPWLLDDLVEIVAEVGTKLDVVMVPKVEGPWDIHYVDQLLAQLEAKAGVAKPILVHAILETAEGVANVDAIACASPRMHGMSLGPADLAASRGMKTTRVGGGHPDYRVIADPTPGSSERASVQQDLWHYTIARMVDACQANGIKAFYGPFGDFSDAAACEVQFRNAFLMGCAGAWTLHPSQVAIAKGVFAPDPGEVAFARRILEAMPDGTGAVMLDGKMQDDATWKQASVIVNLARLVAAKDPDLARAYGLEA
- a CDS encoding FAD-dependent monooxygenase — translated: MAVVGAGAVGLAAALALARDGVRTALVGRHAPVADGRTVALLDGSVRLLRALGAWEALEPQAAPLAEMHLIDDTGSLFRPPPARFVAREIGLDAFGWNVENARLVEALRARARAIPELTLVEHDAAGRTLEADRTVLALEGGGRVAARLVVAADGGLSPLREAAGLSARRWTYPQKALTTILAHASDHREVSTEFHTREGPFTLVPLPGGRRSSLVWVSAEARAEALFTLDDDALARAIERQAQSMLGAMRIDGPRGLVPMRGLSVPRPVGPRLALVGEAAHVFPPIGAQGLNLGLRDAAALRDAVVGGRDPGGDAVLSRFARDRALDARLRTTAVDTLNRSLLTAFLPSDLARGAGLLALSTIGPLRRLVMREGVTPRLGTPTLMRG
- a CDS encoding class I SAM-dependent methyltransferase, yielding MSGGIQPHNARPAGIWNSGGGRYDEISRGIADSIAHCVLRLDPQPGERILDLATGTGWTSRLVARSGAQVVGVDLGADLIAFAAGRARAEGLDVAYRVGDAESLPFDDGAFDAVISTCGVMFASRPEAAAAELARVCRRGGRIALTTWTPDGAVFEMFGVMKAYMPPPPATHPPSPFEWGRPERIAELLGRDFDLAFETGVSFYREPGPEAAWETFSTGYGPTKALAASLDEERRAALRRDFIAFHARFATPLGICVPREYRVTRGLRL